In one Alphaproteobacteria bacterium genomic region, the following are encoded:
- the lptD gene encoding LPS assembly protein LptD: MASRALNFAIGAALLACATSLSAPSALAQSVSDQPAVAQSFDQEGLPILLRAEEVSHDQDLGVIVARGDVEIAHGDRILLADTLSYNQNAKTVTASGNIRILEPTGEVIFADYVELSEDMRDGTIENLRILLADNARIAAAGGRRSNGDVTEMAKAVYSPCEVCKEDPSRAPLWQVKAERVIHDQSAQQVEYYDAVLEMYGVPVAYSPYFTHPDPTVKRRTGFLAPSFGSKTNTGWFLRTPFFWNIAPDKDATLDPILTGDQGVIYSGEYREAFDKGYLETSGSFTITDEKIGSPDVERIEEDVFRGHFFSEGQFMVDETWRWGWDVNRSTDQTYLRKFSFWENPGDSMTSEAYAEGFRGRNYSSARTYSFQNLRQGQRSDTPLILPLLDYNGLGEADSMGGRWSLDANFRGLTDGDDADSQRFSLQAGYRREIIADFGLVTTLSGSLRGDVYNVDQSGRNDDAGRAVDDGLTGRVVPRISAETRYPMARYSVGGRQVIEPIVALHAAPNGGNNEDIPNNDSIVFETDDINILSANRSNGLDRVETGQKVVAGMNLAHYGDDGGRFAFFIGQSYRLHPDQDLKRDTGIENERSDWVGRLEISPNQYFSAFYRFNFQADDFLANRNELTLSTGGEGFRINANYTFVRDNLDPSAAAIEELSLSLNNQFNDYWSTQLATLQDLEEGGGSLSHSAGLIYEDECFIFSGRYVRTFTRSADVEEEDSLLFRLTYKTLGEVEF, translated from the coding sequence ATGGCGTCGCGTGCGCTGAATTTTGCCATTGGGGCAGCACTGCTGGCTTGCGCGACATCCCTGTCCGCACCGTCCGCCCTGGCGCAGTCCGTATCCGATCAACCGGCCGTGGCGCAGTCCTTTGACCAGGAAGGTTTACCGATTCTGCTGCGTGCGGAAGAAGTCAGTCACGATCAGGATCTGGGCGTCATCGTCGCCCGCGGCGATGTCGAGATCGCCCATGGCGACCGTATCCTCCTCGCCGATACGCTGAGCTACAACCAGAATGCCAAGACGGTAACCGCCTCCGGCAACATTCGCATTCTGGAGCCGACCGGCGAGGTCATCTTCGCCGATTACGTCGAACTGTCGGAGGACATGCGGGACGGTACGATCGAGAACCTGCGCATCCTGCTGGCGGACAATGCCCGCATCGCCGCGGCCGGTGGCCGGCGCAGCAATGGCGACGTCACGGAAATGGCAAAGGCGGTCTATTCCCCTTGCGAGGTCTGCAAGGAAGACCCAAGCCGCGCGCCACTATGGCAGGTCAAGGCGGAGCGGGTCATTCACGATCAATCCGCGCAGCAGGTCGAGTACTACGATGCCGTGCTCGAAATGTACGGTGTACCGGTCGCATACTCCCCATATTTCACGCACCCCGACCCGACGGTGAAGCGCCGCACCGGGTTCCTGGCCCCGAGTTTCGGGTCCAAGACAAATACCGGCTGGTTCCTGCGTACGCCATTCTTCTGGAACATCGCCCCGGACAAGGACGCCACACTGGACCCGATCCTGACCGGTGATCAGGGCGTGATCTATTCAGGCGAATATCGCGAGGCATTCGACAAGGGCTATCTGGAGACCTCCGGCAGTTTCACCATTACCGACGAAAAGATTGGCTCCCCCGACGTCGAGCGGATCGAAGAGGATGTGTTCCGCGGACATTTCTTCAGTGAAGGCCAGTTCATGGTCGATGAGACATGGCGCTGGGGTTGGGATGTGAACCGATCAACCGACCAGACCTACCTCCGGAAGTTCTCGTTCTGGGAAAACCCCGGGGATTCAATGACCTCGGAGGCCTATGCGGAAGGCTTCCGCGGACGGAACTATTCCTCGGCGCGCACCTATTCCTTCCAAAATCTCCGTCAGGGTCAGCGATCGGACACGCCGCTGATCCTGCCGTTGCTGGACTATAACGGGCTGGGAGAGGCCGACAGCATGGGCGGGCGGTGGTCGCTGGATGCAAATTTCCGCGGCCTTACCGACGGGGACGATGCCGACAGCCAGCGTTTTTCACTCCAGGCGGGCTACCGGCGCGAAATCATTGCCGATTTCGGACTGGTCACGACCTTGAGCGGCAGTCTGCGCGGCGACGTCTACAACGTGGATCAATCCGGCCGGAATGACGATGCCGGACGCGCCGTCGACGATGGCCTGACCGGGCGCGTCGTTCCGCGTATCAGTGCGGAGACCCGCTATCCGATGGCGCGATATTCGGTCGGTGGCAGGCAGGTCATCGAACCCATTGTGGCCCTGCATGCGGCGCCCAATGGCGGAAACAACGAAGATATTCCCAATAACGACAGCATTGTCTTCGAAACCGACGACATCAACATCCTGTCCGCCAACCGATCGAACGGACTCGACCGGGTTGAGACCGGCCAGAAGGTCGTCGCGGGCATGAATCTTGCGCATTACGGAGATGACGGTGGCCGCTTCGCCTTCTTTATCGGACAAAGCTACCGCCTGCACCCGGATCAGGACCTGAAGCGCGATACCGGAATCGAAAACGAACGCTCGGATTGGGTCGGTCGCCTGGAAATCTCGCCCAACCAATACTTCTCCGCCTTCTATCGCTTCAACTTTCAGGCCGATGATTTTCTGGCAAACCGGAATGAGTTGACGCTCAGCACCGGCGGGGAAGGCTTCCGGATCAATGCGAATTATACCTTCGTGCGCGACAATCTTGATCCCTCCGCGGCCGCCATTGAAGAACTGTCCTTAAGTCTCAACAATCAGTTCAACGACTACTGGTCGACCCAGTTGGCGACACTGCAGGACCTGGAAGAAGGCGGGGGCTCGCTTTCCCACTCTGCAGGGCTTATCTACGAAGACGAATGCTTTATCTTCTCCGGACGGTATGTGCGAACCTTCACGCGAAGCGCCGATGTTGAGGAGGAAGATTCCCTGTTGTTTCGCCTGACCTACAAGACACTGGGCGAGGTGGAGTTCTAG
- a CDS encoding peptidylprolyl isomerase translates to MANRIGTLCRACALTMAAMAVAVPGFVAAPQTASAQQNLMRIAAVVNDDIISVLDLEQRLRLVALSSNLRLDQQTRQRLMPQVLRGLIDERLQVQEAESNGVTISDREVDDEIRVLAERNNIPPVQFPAFLASRGIEIETLRVQIRSQLAWARYAGRRLARQVEVGEEEIDEELERLRQVSDQPQKRTYEIFLGVDNPDEDNQVRQDAERLLSQIRGGADFASVANSFSESGSAAQGGDLGWIAPGQLPEELDDALADLQPGMISAPIRTFAGYYLLYVTDVQRIGRDPSNTEVSLFQLIQRVPGHASDQDRQAIVQDLRAAMPGIDSCDALKRYGDSREGANVAAARDIKLGELPGQVQEAIASLQPGQTSDPIDNGNAILLVTICERSDPGLSLPSRVQIQERLGTQRLELLVRRKMRDLRREAFIDIRL, encoded by the coding sequence ATGGCTAATCGGATCGGTACGCTGTGCCGGGCATGTGCTCTGACAATGGCCGCAATGGCTGTCGCCGTGCCGGGATTTGTCGCAGCACCTCAAACCGCGAGCGCACAGCAGAACCTCATGCGGATCGCGGCGGTCGTGAATGACGACATCATTTCGGTGCTCGATCTTGAACAACGGCTGCGTCTTGTCGCCTTGTCTTCCAACCTGCGGCTCGACCAACAGACCCGGCAGCGTCTGATGCCCCAGGTCCTGCGCGGCCTCATCGACGAGCGTCTTCAGGTTCAGGAGGCGGAAAGCAACGGCGTCACGATTTCCGATCGCGAGGTGGATGACGAAATCCGAGTGCTTGCGGAGCGCAACAACATTCCCCCGGTGCAATTTCCCGCTTTCCTTGCCTCTCGCGGCATCGAAATCGAAACACTGCGCGTACAGATCCGCTCGCAGCTTGCCTGGGCCCGATATGCCGGTCGACGGCTGGCGCGCCAGGTTGAAGTCGGCGAAGAGGAGATTGACGAGGAGCTTGAACGCCTGCGTCAAGTCTCCGACCAACCGCAGAAACGAACCTATGAAATCTTTCTCGGCGTCGACAATCCCGATGAGGACAACCAGGTCCGCCAGGATGCGGAACGCCTTCTGAGCCAGATTCGAGGCGGTGCGGATTTCGCAAGTGTTGCGAACAGTTTCTCTGAAAGCGGGTCAGCCGCGCAAGGGGGCGATCTGGGTTGGATCGCGCCGGGTCAGTTGCCGGAAGAATTGGACGATGCACTGGCCGATCTGCAGCCGGGTATGATTTCCGCCCCGATCCGAACCTTCGCCGGCTATTATCTCCTCTATGTCACCGACGTACAGCGGATCGGACGGGATCCGTCCAATACCGAAGTCAGCCTGTTTCAACTGATCCAGCGCGTGCCGGGACATGCGTCCGACCAGGATCGCCAGGCCATTGTTCAGGACTTAAGAGCGGCGATGCCCGGAATCGACAGTTGCGACGCACTGAAACGCTATGGCGACAGCCGGGAAGGCGCCAATGTGGCGGCCGCGCGGGACATTAAGCTGGGGGAACTTCCCGGTCAGGTGCAAGAAGCCATTGCCTCCCTGCAACCCGGCCAGACCTCGGATCCGATCGACAACGGCAACGCGATCCTGTTGGTCACCATTTGCGAGCGCAGCGACCCCGGCCTGAGCCTGCCGAGCCGCGTTCAGATCCAGGAACGGTTGGGAACCCAACGCCTGGAATTGCTCGTCCGCCGCAAGATGCGGGACCTTCGCCGCGAGGCATTTATCGACATCCGGCTGTAG
- the pdxA gene encoding 4-hydroxythreonine-4-phosphate dehydrogenase PdxA has protein sequence MPNEPERPLVVTMGEPAGIGGEIAIAAWKARNSLNLPVFALIDDPARLTAIDPALPISEIDSPDEAGAVFDNALPVLPLSLPAPVEPGRPNPENGRAVLGSIEAAVSFCMAGTASGLVTNPIHKGILYQAGFHHPGHTEFLAELGNVPRTVMMLANDQLRAVPVTVHVSLSAAATTLTPELIVDTCRIVHHDLIRWFGLTTPRLAVAGLNPHAGEGGALGTEEQTIIAPALDQLRSEGLNICGPLPGDTMFHAEARERYDVAICMYHDQALIPVKTLDFHGGVNVTLGLPFIRTSPDHGTAFDLAGTGKARPDSLVAAIQMAGRMAQHRDKAA, from the coding sequence TTGCCTAATGAACCGGAAAGGCCGCTGGTCGTCACGATGGGAGAGCCTGCCGGAATTGGCGGCGAGATTGCCATTGCCGCCTGGAAGGCGCGGAACTCTCTAAACCTGCCGGTATTTGCCCTGATAGATGATCCGGCCCGACTGACCGCCATAGACCCGGCACTGCCGATCAGCGAGATCGACAGCCCCGACGAGGCCGGCGCCGTTTTTGATAACGCGCTGCCGGTATTGCCGCTGTCCCTGCCTGCCCCGGTCGAACCCGGACGCCCGAACCCGGAGAACGGACGGGCTGTTCTGGGCTCCATCGAAGCGGCCGTGTCGTTCTGCATGGCAGGAACAGCCTCCGGGCTCGTCACCAATCCCATCCACAAGGGCATTCTGTATCAGGCCGGATTTCACCATCCCGGACATACGGAGTTTCTGGCGGAACTTGGTAACGTTCCCCGCACCGTCATGATGCTGGCAAACGATCAGCTTCGCGCAGTGCCGGTCACTGTCCACGTCTCCCTGAGCGCTGCCGCGACCACTCTTACCCCTGAGCTGATCGTCGACACCTGCCGGATCGTTCATCACGACCTGATCCGCTGGTTCGGGCTGACAACACCACGCCTCGCAGTGGCCGGTTTGAACCCTCACGCCGGTGAAGGCGGCGCCCTGGGGACCGAGGAACAGACAATCATCGCGCCCGCCCTCGATCAGCTGCGCAGTGAAGGCCTCAACATTTGCGGCCCCCTGCCCGGCGACACCATGTTCCATGCAGAGGCCCGCGAACGGTACGACGTGGCAATCTGCATGTACCATGATCAGGCGCTGATCCCGGTGAAGACCCTCGACTTTCATGGCGGCGTTAATGTCACCTTGGGCTTGCCCTTCATCCGGACCTCTCCGGATCATGGAACCGCCTTCGATCTGGCCGGAACCGGTAAGGCCCGACCCGACAGTCTGGTCGCGGCAATTCAAATGGCCGGGCGGATGGCGCAGCACCGGGACAAGGCGGCATGA
- the rsmA gene encoding 16S rRNA (adenine(1518)-N(6)/adenine(1519)-N(6))-dimethyltransferase RsmA, producing the protein MSVRDAVAALPPLRSVIADHGLAARKSLGQNFLLDLNLTSKIARAAGAIDQGTIVEIGPGPGGLTRGLLLEGAQKVVAIEKDVRCITALQPLVDAAAGQLTILQEDALDVDVTALGPGPIRIVANLPYNIATPLLIGWLRQADALAGLTLMFQKEVADRIVASPRDSAYSRLSVLCNWRCETRIALTLPPQAFTPPPKVSSSVVSLVPRVPGPTDCRMEDLEKITQAAFGQRRKMLRGSLKSLGIPAEALLGRAGIAATRRAEELSVTEFVALAREWRTG; encoded by the coding sequence ATGAGTGTCCGGGATGCGGTTGCGGCCCTGCCGCCGCTTCGCAGCGTGATCGCCGACCACGGTCTCGCCGCACGTAAGTCCCTGGGACAGAACTTCCTGCTCGATCTCAATCTGACATCCAAGATTGCGCGCGCGGCAGGTGCCATTGACCAGGGAACGATCGTCGAAATCGGTCCAGGCCCTGGAGGGCTGACCCGTGGATTGCTTCTGGAAGGCGCGCAGAAAGTTGTCGCGATCGAAAAGGATGTGCGGTGCATCACGGCACTGCAGCCGCTGGTCGACGCCGCGGCGGGACAACTGACCATCCTTCAGGAGGATGCACTGGATGTCGACGTCACGGCGCTGGGCCCCGGTCCAATCCGGATCGTGGCCAACCTGCCCTACAACATCGCGACACCGCTACTGATCGGCTGGTTGAGGCAGGCAGACGCTCTTGCCGGCTTGACCCTGATGTTCCAGAAGGAGGTCGCGGATCGGATTGTCGCCAGCCCCCGGGATTCCGCCTATTCGCGGCTTTCGGTACTGTGCAACTGGCGGTGCGAAACGCGCATTGCGCTGACGCTGCCGCCACAGGCCTTCACCCCACCGCCGAAAGTATCCTCCAGCGTCGTCAGTCTCGTGCCCCGTGTTCCGGGCCCCACGGATTGCCGAATGGAGGACCTGGAGAAAATTACCCAGGCCGCATTCGGGCAACGCCGCAAGATGCTGCGCGGATCGTTGAAATCCCTCGGCATACCGGCGGAGGCACTTCTGGGCAGAGCCGGGATTGCGGCAACCCGGCGGGCCGAAGAACTATCCGTTACGGAGTTTGTGGCCCTCGCCAGAGAGTGGCGCACCGGCTGA
- the recA gene encoding recombinase RecA yields the protein MTQAALRLVGKDEMDKQKALEAALGQIERSFGKGSIMKLGQQQSLDIEAVSTGSLGLDIALGIGGVPKGRIIEVFGPESSGKTTLALHVVAEAQKTGGTCAFVDAEHALDPVYARKLGVNVDELLISQPDAGEQALEIADTLVRSGAVDVLVIDSVAALVPRAELEGEMGDSHVGLQARLMSQALRKLTGSIKRSNCLVIFINQIRMKIGVMFGSPETTTGGNALKFYASVRLDIRRIGQIKDKDEVVGNQTRVKVVKNKVAPPFRMVEFDIMYGEGISKTGELLDLGVNAGIVEKSGSWFSYSGNRIGQGRENAKRFLSENTDVAGEIERSIREKAGILSSNMLDRPDEDEKKEADLSPEDAPDA from the coding sequence ATGACGCAAGCGGCACTCCGCCTAGTGGGCAAGGACGAGATGGACAAACAAAAAGCACTGGAAGCGGCCCTGGGCCAGATCGAACGATCCTTCGGGAAGGGCTCGATCATGAAGCTCGGCCAGCAACAGTCGCTGGATATCGAAGCGGTCTCCACCGGCTCCCTGGGGCTGGACATTGCGCTCGGCATCGGTGGCGTGCCGAAGGGGCGGATCATCGAAGTGTTCGGCCCGGAAAGTTCGGGCAAGACGACCCTGGCTCTGCATGTCGTCGCTGAAGCTCAGAAGACCGGTGGAACCTGTGCCTTTGTCGACGCGGAACATGCGCTAGACCCGGTCTATGCGCGCAAGCTTGGCGTCAATGTCGACGAATTGCTGATCTCTCAGCCTGATGCCGGTGAGCAGGCGCTGGAGATTGCGGATACGCTGGTGCGTTCGGGCGCGGTCGATGTGCTTGTGATCGACTCGGTCGCAGCGTTGGTGCCGCGCGCAGAGCTGGAAGGCGAAATGGGCGACAGTCATGTCGGCCTTCAGGCCCGCCTGATGAGTCAGGCCCTGCGCAAGTTGACCGGCTCGATCAAGCGCTCCAATTGCCTGGTGATCTTCATCAACCAGATTCGCATGAAGATCGGCGTCATGTTCGGAAGCCCGGAAACCACGACCGGCGGTAATGCGCTGAAGTTCTACGCCTCGGTGCGTCTCGATATTCGCCGTATCGGCCAGATCAAGGACAAGGACGAGGTCGTCGGGAACCAGACCCGCGTCAAGGTCGTCAAGAACAAGGTCGCGCCGCCGTTTCGAATGGTCGAGTTCGATATCATGTATGGCGAGGGCATCTCGAAGACCGGCGAACTGCTCGATCTGGGCGTCAATGCCGGGATCGTCGAGAAGTCGGGGTCCTGGTTCTCCTACAGCGGCAACCGTATTGGTCAGGGGCGTGAAAACGCCAAGCGTTTCCTGTCCGAAAACACGGATGTCGCGGGCGAGATCGAACGGTCCATTCGCGAGAAGGCGGGCATTCTCTCGTCCAACATGCTGGACCGGCCCGATGAGGACGAGAAGAAGGAAGCCGACCTCAGCCCAGAGGATGCGCCGGACGCCTGA
- a CDS encoding response regulator: protein MIGNWFSGGGKRQAVVEKDRARARAVALAASSALDAVVLTVELDGTVSDCADGIGLFPTGVSPASVDEAIDLLGGMRDLRDTVSIVRARAERPDHAEEEHDDRGQPVVAIPAGSGGGRSEEVRWITVEARRIETSDDPMECRSVLVFREVTEERRRADATERRLALMNRALDRAPFGLVVLDADGQVRDTNTAFRRLIGGRPVSGKDFADLFVVDDQERLSEMLKMLCETPGDAPNVAPIDLRLNSEEERVVTIYANRTIIPERERHGVLIHAIDATERKRLETQFAQSQKMQAVGQLAGGIAHDFNNVLTAIIGFCDLLLQRHQPGDPSFADVMQIQQNANRAAGLTRQLLAFSRQQTIRSRLVDVTDTLAELANLLRRLLGESIELSMIHGRDLWNVRGDRGQLEQVIINLAVNARDAMERGGRLIVQTDNFSSDRPYQMREEVMSAGEYVTITVTDTGMGMTPEVLSRIFEPFYTTKEVGQGTGLGLAMVYGSVSQMGGFVVAHSDGPGKGASFSLYLPRAQATAKDAADTAKGTETAELTDDTGGERILLVEDEDAVRLFSARALRSKGYEVTEARTGEIALEILADASFDLLITDMVMPKVDGATLIREARRAMPDLPVICISGYTRESVAKEVAELPKVSFLSKPFSLKQLSTRVRSSLESAIKSS from the coding sequence ATGATCGGCAACTGGTTCAGTGGTGGCGGTAAGCGGCAGGCTGTCGTGGAAAAGGACCGCGCCCGGGCACGGGCGGTGGCATTGGCCGCCAGTTCGGCGCTGGATGCGGTTGTCCTGACGGTGGAACTGGACGGCACGGTGTCCGACTGTGCGGATGGCATCGGGCTTTTTCCCACGGGCGTGTCGCCTGCATCGGTCGATGAGGCGATCGATCTTCTGGGGGGGATGCGCGATCTGCGGGACACCGTATCCATCGTCCGGGCCCGCGCCGAGCGCCCCGATCACGCCGAGGAGGAGCATGATGATCGCGGTCAGCCGGTGGTCGCCATACCCGCCGGTTCCGGTGGCGGACGGTCGGAGGAAGTACGCTGGATCACGGTCGAGGCGCGGCGGATCGAAACCTCGGACGACCCGATGGAGTGTCGCTCGGTTTTGGTTTTTCGGGAAGTCACTGAGGAACGGCGTCGCGCCGACGCCACGGAACGCCGGCTGGCCCTGATGAATCGGGCTTTGGACCGGGCCCCCTTCGGTCTGGTCGTGCTGGACGCGGATGGTCAGGTCCGCGATACGAATACCGCCTTTCGCCGCCTGATCGGCGGACGTCCGGTTTCCGGCAAGGATTTCGCCGACCTGTTCGTAGTGGATGATCAGGAACGTCTGAGCGAAATGCTGAAGATGTTGTGCGAAACGCCGGGCGACGCCCCCAATGTGGCGCCGATCGATCTGCGCCTGAATTCGGAGGAGGAGCGGGTGGTGACGATCTACGCCAACCGCACCATCATTCCCGAACGGGAGCGCCACGGCGTTCTGATTCACGCGATTGACGCCACGGAGCGAAAGCGGCTGGAAACGCAATTCGCACAGTCCCAGAAGATGCAGGCCGTGGGACAGCTTGCCGGCGGGATTGCGCACGATTTCAACAATGTGCTGACGGCGATCATCGGGTTCTGCGACCTGCTGCTTCAGCGCCATCAGCCCGGCGACCCCTCTTTTGCCGATGTGATGCAGATTCAGCAGAATGCCAATCGGGCTGCCGGCCTGACACGGCAGTTGTTGGCCTTCTCGCGGCAGCAGACGATCCGTTCCCGCCTCGTCGATGTGACGGATACGCTGGCGGAACTGGCAAATCTGCTGCGCAGGCTTCTTGGTGAAAGCATCGAGCTGTCCATGATCCACGGGCGCGATCTGTGGAATGTCCGGGGCGATCGCGGACAGTTGGAGCAGGTCATCATCAACCTTGCGGTCAATGCCCGGGACGCCATGGAACGCGGCGGTCGGTTGATCGTTCAGACAGACAATTTCTCCTCGGACCGACCGTATCAGATGCGTGAGGAAGTCATGTCCGCCGGGGAATATGTCACGATCACGGTTACCGATACCGGGATGGGCATGACCCCGGAAGTGTTGAGCCGAATCTTCGAGCCCTTTTACACGACCAAGGAGGTCGGGCAGGGGACAGGCCTGGGGCTTGCCATGGTCTATGGCAGCGTCAGCCAGATGGGCGGCTTCGTGGTTGCCCATTCCGACGGCCCCGGCAAGGGCGCTTCCTTCAGCTTGTACCTGCCGCGGGCTCAGGCAACGGCGAAGGATGCGGCAGACACTGCAAAGGGCACCGAAACGGCGGAGCTGACCGACGACACCGGTGGCGAGCGAATCCTGCTGGTCGAGGACGAAGACGCCGTGCGGCTGTTCAGTGCCCGCGCCCTGCGATCCAAGGGGTATGAAGTCACCGAGGCGCGGACCGGGGAGATCGCCCTGGAAATCCTGGCGGACGCGTCGTTCGACCTGCTGATCACGGATATGGTGATGCCGAAGGTCGATGGTGCCACCCTGATCCGGGAGGCGCGCCGGGCCATGCCCGACCTGCCGGTCATCTGCATTTCAGGTTACACGCGGGAATCCGTCGCCAAGGAGGTGGCGGAACTGCCCAAGGTCAGCTTCCTGTCAAAACCGTTCTCTCTGAAACAGCTCTCGACACGCGTGCGCAGTTCGCTCGAATCGGCGATCAAGTCCTCCTGA
- the flhB gene encoding flagellar biosynthesis protein FlhB: MSEQPDDSQKTEEPTSKRLADARSKGQVAVSREINTWVLLFGTGLMIALVFPTLMHDLARIFTAFLERPHDLLTDRGGLGAVTSELVLAVAGILAVPMAIFVVLALASGVAQTGFNFATKPIEPELSKISPMKGLQRLFSAKQLVEFVKGLIKIVLVGIIGVVLLMPEMERIDTLPSMPVSELMYEIQALVLRIFIGILAFLLVIAILDVLFQRMQHIKQLRMTKQEVKEEYKNTEGDPQVKGRLRQIRMQRARERMMQSVPSADVVVTNPTHFAVALSYKPEEMEAPILVAKGQDLVAQRIRTLAEEHDVAIVENPPLARALYASVEIDQEVPPEHYEAVAKVISYVFGLSGKRMPG, encoded by the coding sequence ATGTCTGAACAACCGGACGATTCACAAAAAACAGAGGAACCCACCTCGAAACGGCTGGCCGACGCCCGATCGAAGGGTCAGGTGGCGGTCAGCCGTGAAATCAATACCTGGGTCCTGCTGTTCGGGACGGGGCTGATGATTGCCCTGGTCTTCCCGACCCTGATGCACGATCTGGCCCGGATCTTCACGGCATTCTTGGAGCGGCCTCATGATCTGCTCACGGATCGCGGCGGTCTGGGTGCCGTCACGTCTGAACTCGTGCTGGCGGTGGCGGGAATCCTGGCGGTGCCGATGGCCATCTTCGTCGTTCTGGCGCTGGCATCGGGTGTCGCGCAGACGGGCTTCAATTTCGCCACCAAACCGATTGAGCCGGAACTCAGCAAGATTTCACCCATGAAGGGGCTGCAGCGGCTGTTTTCGGCAAAGCAGCTGGTGGAGTTCGTCAAAGGCCTGATCAAGATCGTACTGGTCGGCATAATCGGCGTCGTTCTGCTGATGCCGGAAATGGAGCGAATCGACACCTTGCCGTCGATGCCGGTATCCGAACTGATGTACGAGATTCAGGCGCTGGTGCTGCGAATCTTCATCGGAATCCTCGCCTTTCTGCTGGTCATTGCCATTCTGGACGTCCTGTTCCAGCGCATGCAGCATATCAAGCAACTGCGCATGACGAAGCAGGAAGTGAAGGAGGAATACAAGAACACCGAAGGGGACCCGCAGGTGAAAGGGCGGCTGCGGCAGATCCGCATGCAGCGTGCCCGCGAGCGCATGATGCAGTCGGTCCCGTCGGCTGATGTCGTGGTAACCAACCCGACCCATTTCGCGGTCGCGCTTTCCTATAAGCCGGAAGAAATGGAAGCGCCGATTCTGGTCGCCAAGGGGCAGGATCTCGTCGCCCAGCGCATTCGCACCCTGGCGGAAGAGCATGACGTGGCGATTGTCGAAAACCCGCCCCTGGCCCGCGCCCTCTATGCCTCCGTCGAAATCGACCAGGAAGTGCCGCCGGAGCACTATGAAGCGGTGGCGAAGGTCATCTCCTACGTCTTCGGCCTGTCCGGAAAGAGGATGCCCGGATGA
- the fliR gene encoding flagellar biosynthetic protein FliR has translation MLQAVLTAEVFTVFMVFARVGSAFVMLPTIGEQFLSPRARLALAVMIALVVAPAVEPVIPALPPTLSGMLGLLFIEILVGLFIGTAARLLFMALAIAGSFYSFMSGLASALMFNPLAADQGALLSIFFSLVGILLLFATDGHHLLIRAVVESYLLFEPGVYPMIGDMADVIAQTVTNSFRLGLQLAAPIVVIALLFYVLLGLLARLMPQMQVFFIAMPLQIMMGLYLLMITLSATMMWFLKEYHAFLGQFLPY, from the coding sequence ATGCTTCAGGCCGTACTGACGGCAGAAGTGTTCACAGTCTTCATGGTGTTCGCCCGCGTCGGCAGCGCCTTTGTCATGCTGCCTACGATCGGGGAACAGTTTCTCAGCCCGCGGGCGCGCCTGGCCCTGGCGGTCATGATTGCGCTGGTTGTGGCGCCCGCGGTGGAGCCGGTCATTCCGGCCCTTCCGCCGACATTGTCGGGCATGCTAGGGCTGCTGTTCATCGAGATCCTGGTCGGCCTGTTCATCGGGACCGCCGCACGACTGCTGTTCATGGCGCTGGCGATCGCCGGATCGTTCTACAGCTTCATGAGCGGCCTCGCGAGTGCGCTCATGTTCAACCCGTTGGCCGCCGATCAGGGCGCGCTGCTGTCGATCTTCTTTTCGCTGGTCGGCATTCTGCTGCTGTTCGCGACGGATGGGCACCATCTGTTGATCCGCGCGGTCGTGGAGAGCTATTTGCTGTTCGAGCCCGGCGTCTATCCGATGATCGGCGACATGGCCGATGTCATCGCGCAAACGGTGACGAACTCCTTCCGTCTGGGCCTGCAACTGGCCGCGCCCATCGTGGTCATCGCGCTGTTGTTCTATGTACTGCTGGGACTCCTGGCGCGCCTGATGCCGCAGATGCAGGTCTTCTTCATCGCCATGCCACTGCAGATCATGATGGGGCTGTACTTGTTGATGATTACCCTGAGCGCCACCATGATGTGGTTTCTGAAGGAGTATCATGCCTTCCTCGGCCAGTTTCTGCCGTATTGA
- the fliQ gene encoding flagellar biosynthesis protein FliQ, giving the protein MNEAQALDVAREAVYALLIVSTPLMVIGLAVGLAIAIFQALTQIQEVTLTFVPKIIVIFLSLLVLLPFMLRQLTDLTMFLMDKIVAIG; this is encoded by the coding sequence ATGAACGAAGCTCAAGCACTCGATGTCGCGCGTGAGGCGGTTTACGCCTTGCTGATCGTGTCAACCCCGCTGATGGTCATCGGGCTGGCGGTCGGTCTGGCAATCGCCATTTTTCAGGCGCTGACGCAGATTCAGGAAGTGACCCTGACCTTTGTTCCGAAGATCATCGTGATCTTCCTGTCGCTGTTGGTCCTGTTGCCCTTCATGTTGCGGCAACTGACCGACCTGACGATGTTCCTGATGGACAAGATCGTGGCGATCGGCTGA